One Stratiformator vulcanicus genomic window, CGACGGTCCCGGCTCGGCGGCCGGGGCTTGTCGGTTTGTAAGCTCGTATTCCCATGATTCTTAGCTTTCAGCGATCGGCTGTCAGCGATCAGATTCGTTTTCGTTGCCGTCGCCCACGACTCACATTAAGTCGAGGATCGAACAGCGTTCTTAAAAGAATGCGATGCGGTCTTCTTCGTGCAGTTCAACGATCGCTTTTTTCCACTTGCGGGTATGGCCGATCGCCATCTTATGGCGTCTCGGCTTGCCCTTCCGATTCTGCGTGCGGACTTTGACGACACGCACGCTCCAGATTTCTTCAACGGCCCGCCGGATGTCGGGCTTTTCGGCCCGTGCATGGACTTCAAAAGTGTAGGCGTTAAACCGTTCCGAAAGGTGAGTGCCCTTTTCCGTGACGAGCGGACGGATGATAACCTGGTACGGATCCATGCCCGTACCTTCCGGACGCTTTGCCCTCACCTCGCCGGCTGTCGAAACCGTTGCCTGATTGTCTGCCATGTCGAACCTCGTCGATCCGTTCTTCCGCAAAAATGCGTTTGCCGATTACGCCGCCGAACCTTCGGGCTGCGTTTGTGCTTCTTCGTCTCGCAACGGCTTCTTGCCGAGCATCCGATCGAGCGCGTCACTGGTGATCAGCAAATTTCGTTGCCGAAGCAGATCGTACGCGTTCAGATCACAGGCTGGCGAAGTCTCCAACGTGGCGATGTTTCGAGCCGAACCCCAAAGCACCGGGTCATGAGACCCGATCACCAACAGACAGCTTTTTTCGGAAAGCCCCAGCGCCTCTAGGGCGGCGGTGACCGTTTTTGTTTTGTATTCCGAGCAGGGTAGGTCCTCGATGACCGTCGCCTGATCGTCAATGAATTTACTCAGCAGCGCCATCCGCGTGGCCAGCCGAACGGCCTTCTTGGGCAGCCGATAACTGAAGTCTCGAGGGACTTTGGCGAAGGTGTGACCACCACCCTTGCGGATCGGGCTTCGCTTCGAGCCGGCCCGGGCATTACCGGTGCCTTTCTGGCGATACATCTTCTTTTTCGAACCGGCGACCATGCCGCGCGATTTTGTCTGAGCCGAACCAAGGCGTTTGTTGGCGAGATACATCACCACCACGTCGTGCAGCAACTGTTTGTTGATGCCCGCGGCCAGATCAGTCGATGCGAACTCGTACGAGCCCGCATCACCGCCCGAAGCGGTTTTGACCGGCACCTTGATATCTTGGCTGATTGTCTCAGTCATTGTTAATCACCGAGCTAAGGACGATCGTCCGGGCCCGAACTTAAAAACCACGTTTACTTTTGCTCGGCCATCCGCTTCATGCGGTTCTTAGTGCTGTGTCGCAGCACGACATAGCCGCCGTTGGGTCCGGGTACACCGCCACGGACCAATACCATGTTTTGATCCGCATCGACCCGCACGACCTTCAGGTACCGCACAGTGCGGCGATCATTGCCATACTGCCCGGCCATCTTCGTGCCCTTAATGACGCGAGACGGGTCCGCACTCTGGCCGATCGAGCCGACCTTGCGGTGGACCTTCTTCACGCCGTGCGTCGCCCGTTGGCCGGAAAAATTGTGTCGTTTCATAGCTCCGGAGAAGCCGCGACCCTTGCTTGTGCCGATCACGTCAATCCGCTCGACACCGTCAAAATGCGCCGCGGTCAACTCTTGCCCGAGTTCCAAGCCGTGCTCTTCACCGTCAGTGCGAAATT contains:
- the rplW gene encoding 50S ribosomal protein L23; the encoded protein is MDPYQVIIRPLVTEKGTHLSERFNAYTFEVHARAEKPDIRRAVEEIWSVRVVKVRTQNRKGKPRRHKMAIGHTRKWKKAIVELHEEDRIAFF
- the rplC gene encoding 50S ribosomal protein L3, with the protein product MPVGLLGKKVGMTQVYGEDGSILPVTVIEVGPCVVTQLRTADRDGYEAVQIGFDDKPRRVATRGERGHVANIASKRQKTRQSAGVELAAKADCEPKRILREFRTDGEEHGLELGQELTAAHFDGVERIDVIGTSKGRGFSGAMKRHNFSGQRATHGVKKVHRKVGSIGQSADPSRVIKGTKMAGQYGNDRRTVRYLKVVRVDADQNMVLVRGGVPGPNGGYVVLRHSTKNRMKRMAEQK
- the rplD gene encoding 50S ribosomal protein L4, with amino-acid sequence MTETISQDIKVPVKTASGGDAGSYEFASTDLAAGINKQLLHDVVVMYLANKRLGSAQTKSRGMVAGSKKKMYRQKGTGNARAGSKRSPIRKGGGHTFAKVPRDFSYRLPKKAVRLATRMALLSKFIDDQATVIEDLPCSEYKTKTVTAALEALGLSEKSCLLVIGSHDPVLWGSARNIATLETSPACDLNAYDLLRQRNLLITSDALDRMLGKKPLRDEEAQTQPEGSAA